CGAGTTCCCCTGGGAGCTGCGTGTCGGTGATTCGGTACTCAGCCGCGACTTCGTGTCGCCGCCGTACATCTTGAGCGCCGAGTCCAGCGACAACGAAGAAACCTGGTCGCTGGGCACCTACACGCCGCCAGATGTCATCCGCAAGATGTTTGGCCTGGACAAGGGCCTCATTGCGCCGGTCGGTGTGTTTGCCAACCAGCCCAACCCGCATGAGCACACCGCAGGCCGGGTGTTCAGGCGCATGGGCCTCGCGGTGCTGGGGCTCATGATGATGTTCCTGCTCAATGTGGCGCTGGCGGGCAACCGCACGGTGTTCACGCAGGGCTACAGCTATCACCGCACGATGGGCGACAGCGTGGCAGCCTTTGTCACGCCGGCCTTCGAGCTGGACGGCCGGCCCTCGAGTGTGGCCATCGACATCGACGTGCCGTTTCAGAACGACTGGATCTTCTTCACCTTCTCGCTCATCAACGAAGCCACGGGCGAGACGCGCGAAGTGACCCGGCAGGTCAGCTACTACACCGGCACTGACAGCGATGGCCGCTGGACCGAAGGCAGCACCAGTGAAACGGTGCGCATTGCCGGTGTGCCGGCGGGGCGCTGGTTCCTGCGTGTGCAGCCCGAGGGGGGGGAGCCGACCAATCCGGTGGCCAGTTACACGCTGCGGGTGCGGCGCGACGCGCCACATTATGCGCTCTACGGTCTGGCGCTGGTGGCGCTTCTGTTGCCTGCCACGTTTGCGCTGCTGCCCTCAGCCAGTTTTGAGAGCCGACGCTGGGCTGAAAGCGATCACGCGCCCGTCAGCAGCAGCGACGACGAGGAGGACTGAACGACATGGGTGCCAGACTCTACACACTGTGGGCCGTGGCTGTGCTGGGCCTGTTGGGCACGGCGCAGTATCGCGGCTGGACGCTCACACGCAGCACCGATTCCCGCACCAATCCCCGATCGATACGCGACAACCCCGGCGCGTACCGGTCTTCGTACTACGTTCCCGGGCGCATCCTCCGCGGCAAGTAAGGAGCTGTCCATGGCTGATACCCTGTTCTCCAACGTGCTCAACTCCGCGGCCTTTGCCGGGCTGGGCGTGGTGATGTTCGCGATTGCCTTCTTCGTCATCGACATGCTTACGCCCGGCAAGCTCTGGGACGAGCTCAGTGCGAAGCAGAACAAGGCCGTGGCCATTGTCATCGGCTCGGTGGCCATCGCGCTCGGCATCATCGTCGCCGCCGCGATTCACTGAGTTCCTTGCTGGCTCGTCTGCTGCGTCGTTCGTCCAATGGCGTAGCACCGTAGCCGTCGTTCTTCTGCACGCGGGGTCCTGTGGCGCTGGCGCTGTTCCTGTCGGTCTGTCTCATTGCCGCCTGCGGGCTCATCTACGAGCTCGTGGCGGGCGCGTTGGCGTCGTATCTGCTGGGCGACAGCGTCACGCAGTTCAGCACCATCATCGGCACCTATCTGTTTGCCATGGGCATCGGGAGCTGGCTCTCCCGGTTCGTGGTACGCGGCGTCATCACGCGCTTCGTGCAGATCGAGCTCATCGTGGGCGTGGTGGGCGGCCTGTCGTCGCTGCTGCTGTTTCTCGCGTTTGCCTACACCGAAGCCTTCCGGCTCGTGTTGTATGGGCTCGTCACACTGATCGGCATCCTGGTGGGCCTCGAGATCCCGCTGCTCATGCGCATCCTCAAGGATCGCTACAGCTTCAAGGATGTGGTGGCCAATGTGCTCACCTTCGACTACATCGGCGCGCTGTTCGCTTCGCTGCTCTTCCCGTTGCTGCTCGTGCCACGTCTCGGGCTTGTGCGTTCGGCGCTGCTTTTTGGTGTCATCAATGTCCTGGTCGGACTCTGGAGCACCTGGCTGTTCCGTCACGACCTGCCGCGTCCGGCAGGACTGCGGGTGGCAGGCGTGCTGGCGCTGGCCGTACTCGGGGCCGGGCTCTGGAAGGGGCAGGCGGTCACGACGCTCGCCGAAGAAGGCATGTATGCCGATCCCATCATCCTCACGCGGGACACGCGCTATCAGCGCATCGTGCTGACGAGCTGGAAGGACGACCTGCGGCTCTATCTCAACGGCCATCTGCAGTTCGCCTCGCGTGACGAGTATCGCTATCACGAGGCGCTGGTGCACCCCGGGCTCTCAGCGCTGCCCTCGCGTGCCCGCGTGCTCGTGCTGGGGGGCGGTGACGGGCTGGCCGTGCGCGAGATCCTCCGCTACCCCGATGTGCAGCGTGTCACCCTCGTGGATCTCGACGAGGGCATGACGACACTGTTCCGCACGCATCCGCGCCTGACGGCGCTCAATGCGGCCTCGCTCAACGACCCACGGGTGACGGTGGTCAATGCCGACGCCTTCACCTGGCTTGATGCCAATCCGGCGCAGTACGACTTCGTCGTCATCGACTTTCCCGATCCGTCCAACTACCACGTTGGCAAGCTGTACACCAGCGCGTTCTATCGTCTGGTGAAGCGGCATGTGGCGCCCGGTGGGTTCATCGCCGTGCAAAGCACCTCGCCCATGTTTGCGCGGCAGAGCTTCTGGAGCATTGTCGGCACATTGGAGGGGGCCGGTCTGCGCACCTGGCCCTATCACGTGTATGTGCCAAGCTTCGGTGAGTGGGGCTTCGTGATTGCCGGCGAGGCGAACTACGCACCGCCGCCGCAGTTGCCTTCGGGCCTCCGCTACCTCACCGCGGCAAGCATTCCGCCGCTCTTCGACTTTCCGGCCGATATGCAGCGCGTGGCGGCCGAGCCCAACCGGCTCAACGATCAGATTCTCGTGCGCTACTACGAGCACGAGTTCGACGCCATCAATCGCTGACTGCCGGAGTTCAGGTGAACGATTGCACGCGGCGTGACCTGCTCAAGGCCATGGCTGGACTCGTGGCCGTACCGGCCTTGACCGCACCAGCGTTGGTGGGACTGCCCCGCAAGGGGCGGGTCATTGTCGGTGGCTTTGTGGACGACGGTGGCGCGGCGGGACATCGGGTGCGTGACGCGGCCGCCACGCGGCGCCCGCATACATCGCAACGGCCTGCGCGAACCCGCCGTGTCCGCGTGGCCATTGTGGGCGGTGGCATTGGTGGCCTCAGCGCCGGTTGGCAGCTCGATGTCGAAGGGCTGCACGACTGGACCTTGCTCGAACTCGAGTCGGTGGTGGGTGGCAACACCCGGTCCGCGGTGTATCCCGGCCTCGAGGGGCGCCGCGCCCCCTGGGGCGCGCACTATCTGCCCATCCCCGACGCCGACGCCGTGCACGTGCGGCGTCTGATGCGCGAACTCGGCGTGCTCGACGCGTTGGGCCAGTGGGATGAGCGCGTGCTCTGTCATGCGCCGCAGGAGCGGGTCTGGCAGCATGGACGTTGGCACGAAGGCCTCGCACCACTCGATGCCGCGTCCGCGGCGGATCGCCGCGCGTTTGCGCAGTTCGAATCCCGCATTGCGGCGTGGCGCGAGAGCGGCGCGTTTCGCGTGCCCAGTCACATGGGACGTGAGCGCCTGCGCGAGCTCGAGCGCGGCGATGCCGCCTCGCGCGCGCTGGCTCGTGAGCTGCGTGCGCTCGACGGACTCAGCGCCGACGCATGGGTGCGTCAGCAGGGATGGAACAGCGAGACCCTGCGCTGGTGGGTGGAGTATGGCACACGGGACGACTATGGCGCGTCGCTGCAGCAGGCCAGCGCCTGGGCGGCGGTGCACTACTTCGCAGCCCGCCCTGCAGACGAAGACGGGCCACTCACCTGGCCCGAGGGCAACGACTGGATTGCCAGACAGCTCTTCACGCGACTCGCGCAACGTCCGGCGCGTGATGGCGGGTCACGTGTCATGACCGGCACGCCGGTGCTGCAACTCGAGTCGCAGCCCGGTGGACGCTGGCGTGTGCACACGCCGCAACTCACGATCGACGCCGATGCCGTGATCTGGGCCGCGCCGCTC
This DNA window, taken from Gemmatimonas sp. UBA7669, encodes the following:
- a CDS encoding DUF4178 domain-containing protein, whose amino-acid sequence is MVTVPRVASLSCTSCGAGIELHAQGWAVTVVCAACGAQLDATDENLRVLQYGERVSLTPRIPLGTRGTWKGAPWEVIGCQVVTITVDEVDYSWTEYVCFNPYRGFLYLSEYQGHWNVIEKLRRRPERQTEGARPTVELEGRLFKHFQTAVARTTAALGEFPWELRVGDSVLSRDFVSPPYILSAESSDNEETWSLGTYTPPDVIRKMFGLDKGLIAPVGVFANQPNPHEHTAGRVFRRMGLAVLGLMMMFLLNVALAGNRTVFTQGYSYHRTMGDSVAAFVTPAFELDGRPSSVAIDIDVPFQNDWIFFTFSLINEATGETREVTRQVSYYTGTDSDGRWTEGSTSETVRIAGVPAGRWFLRVQPEGGEPTNPVASYTLRVRRDAPHYALYGLALVALLLPATFALLPSASFESRRWAESDHAPVSSSDDEED
- a CDS encoding DUF350 domain-containing protein, with protein sequence MADTLFSNVLNSAAFAGLGVVMFAIAFFVIDMLTPGKLWDELSAKQNKAVAIVIGSVAIALGIIVAAAIH
- a CDS encoding polyamine aminopropyltransferase, which codes for MALALFLSVCLIAACGLIYELVAGALASYLLGDSVTQFSTIIGTYLFAMGIGSWLSRFVVRGVITRFVQIELIVGVVGGLSSLLLFLAFAYTEAFRLVLYGLVTLIGILVGLEIPLLMRILKDRYSFKDVVANVLTFDYIGALFASLLFPLLLVPRLGLVRSALLFGVINVLVGLWSTWLFRHDLPRPAGLRVAGVLALAVLGAGLWKGQAVTTLAEEGMYADPIILTRDTRYQRIVLTSWKDDLRLYLNGHLQFASRDEYRYHEALVHPGLSALPSRARVLVLGGGDGLAVREILRYPDVQRVTLVDLDEGMTTLFRTHPRLTALNAASLNDPRVTVVNADAFTWLDANPAQYDFVVIDFPDPSNYHVGKLYTSAFYRLVKRHVAPGGFIAVQSTSPMFARQSFWSIVGTLEGAGLRTWPYHVYVPSFGEWGFVIAGEANYAPPPQLPSGLRYLTAASIPPLFDFPADMQRVAAEPNRLNDQILVRYYEHEFDAINR
- a CDS encoding FAD-dependent oxidoreductase, with product MNDCTRRDLLKAMAGLVAVPALTAPALVGLPRKGRVIVGGFVDDGGAAGHRVRDAAATRRPHTSQRPARTRRVRVAIVGGGIGGLSAGWQLDVEGLHDWTLLELESVVGGNTRSAVYPGLEGRRAPWGAHYLPIPDADAVHVRRLMRELGVLDALGQWDERVLCHAPQERVWQHGRWHEGLAPLDAASAADRRAFAQFESRIAAWRESGAFRVPSHMGRERLRELERGDAASRALARELRALDGLSADAWVRQQGWNSETLRWWVEYGTRDDYGASLQQASAWAAVHYFAARPADEDGPLTWPEGNDWIARQLFTRLAQRPARDGGSRVMTGTPVLQLESQPGGRWRVHTPQLTIDADAVIWAAPLFVLPRVLPGCTLPITLEHASWVVANLVLDGPPREGLGAPPSWDNVIYGSPSLGYVVADHQRLASPPTQPIWTWYHALVDGHARDARAGLLRMPWTHWRDTVLADLSRAHPDIAERVLRVDVMRWGHAMARPLPGVLTRQELAQAWQPSPGVWCAHADLSGFSLFEEAQWHGVLAAQRVAAYVGGRS